Within the Acinonyx jubatus isolate Ajub_Pintada_27869175 chromosome E4, VMU_Ajub_asm_v1.0, whole genome shotgun sequence genome, the region CACTCTTCActtccttagtttttacttatttttcaggcCTCAATTTCAATAGTACTTACTCCAAGATTGAGTTagatcttattattatttgtatttttatttctccaagaTTGAGTTAGATCTTCACACGTATGCAGCCACTGCGTCCCAAGTAATTATCGCACCGcgctgtaattctcttttttttttttttgtctacaatGTTTCTCACCTCTCTGTCTTGATTACCCTCACTGTGCCTATTGAGTGGCAGATGCCAAATAATTCAttgtttgataaatgaatgaaagtagaAAACACATTCTGAGTCGAGTGTATATAATGAATCTTTATTCAGTATCTCATTAAATCAATAGTAAAGGTACTACTGAAGAGccagaaaaaaatccattcagtGATGCGATTATTTATATTTACAGGTAAATTAGAAGACCTCAATGACCTGCCTTTTACTATCGTTTAttaattgaataaacatttttgaaagccTAGTGTGTGCTCAAGTGAAAGgctgagaaatgaaaatttgtgaaattattaaataaaatttacttgttttattgaAACTCGCCTTCAACGAAAACCACAGTAAATTCAGTGAAATATGTATGAGGTACTGAAACAGGTGACTGAAAGTTGGTCACTTCCTATAATAGGacatgaaggaaagaagggtGCACCTCACTCTTTTGCCCACAACACTTTACTGCTTTGCACACAGTAGCAGGTGCATCAACAgagctttcatttcatttaaaaattttttttaaatgtttcttcatttttgagagacaaagacagagacagagcacgagtggggaaggggcagagagagagagagagagagagagggagacacagaacccaaagcaggctccaggctccgagctgtcagcacagagcccgacgcggggctcgaactcacgagtcgtgagaccgtgacctgacctgagccgaagtggacactcaaccgactgagccacccaggtgccccaacagagcTTTTGAGTGTTCAACTTAAATTCCCACTGTATCTGACATTTAGTACAATCATAGTTTATGgaagtaagaaaggaaaaggaaggagaggtgaaagggaaggaaaaatgtgaaTACCCATGCCTTCTGTCAGACAAGCATGGGATTGCTTTGCATTTTTAACTTATTGAGTTCTTAAAATGCCCCACTGAAGAGGTGCTAGGAGTCTCATGTTACCCAGGGGATAACTGACCATAAGAGAGGTTAAACCTGCCTCAGGGCATTTAGCTGGAAAATTATCCAAAtcaagattcaaatccaggatTTTGGGAGTCCAAAGGCTGTGTTTTCTACTCTACCATTGGTCTTTTAGAACTTgaattcctttctcatttatctataagtgaattcatttctttttacctataaatttttctttgtaaaccCCAAAATACATAGAAAAGCATCCAGAAACTTAAAAGACCTTTGCCACTGGTTCCTTCAGTGTGAGGAGAATATTACAAGGCTGGGCATTCTCAGAAGGATAACGTATCATTTGTCATGAAAGCCAAGAAAACTGACATTTCCAGTGCACAAAAATTGCATGACTTGAGTGCTTAAGAGTGTccatattcacataactttcTGGAGACCGATTGGCATAACCTCCACAGTGGACAGAGGCTAACCATGAAGAAAGACTTTCCAACAAAGAATCAAGGTACCTTGAAgtcctcatttcttcctttttttgttttttgatttatctgttcctgttttgtttttgtttgaccAAGGAGAGTGAGTGACGGATCTGTTTATGAAGTTAAATTTCTGTCCAGGACACTTTCACGAATATAACTTTCCTGATTTACAAACTCATACAGTTTTGGGAAATGAGTACCTGCTGAGAACTTTACTCAGAGAcatctttacttctttatttctcagTGCGTACACAAGAGGATTGAGCAGTGGGGTGATCACAGTGTAGGTCACTGCCACGAGCCGGTCCTTATCTGAGGAGTACAGGGACGTGGGCCTCAGGTAGATAAAGGAGGCACAGCCGTAGTGGACGACGACCACCGTGAGGTGGGAGGCGCAGGTAGCAAAGGTCTTCTTCCGGCCCTCAGCCGAGGCCATCTTGAGGATGGTGGAGACGATCAGGACGTAGGAGATGAAGATCAGCACAGAGGGAACCAGCAATACCAGAATACTGAGGAAGAAGATGACCATCTCCTTTCGGTTGGTGTCCGTGCAGCCTAGTTTTATGACTGGGGAAATGTCACAGAAAAAGTGGTTGATCCGATGGGAGGCACAGAAAGGCACGCTAAAGACCAAGGCATTGACCACCGCAGAGATGAGGAAGCCACAGAAGCCGGAGGCGAGGACCAGCTGAATGCAGGTGGCTCGGCCGACAACCAGTGCGTAGTTGAGAGGGTTGCAGATGGCAACGTAGCGATCATAGCCCATGACAGCAATTAGAAAACAGTTGGTACAGGCAAAGCCCACGAAGAAGTAGAGCTGAGCAGCACATCCGGAGAAAGAAATAGTCTGGCTTGTGGAAAGCAGGTTGGTCAACATTTTTGGTACAATGACCAAGGTGTAGCAGGTTTCAGAGCaggaaaggacaaagagaaagaagtacATTGGGGTATGCAGAGTCCTGTCCAGATGAATGACGATCATGATGGTGGCATTGGCTATCAGAGTGGTCAGGTAAACCAGGAGGAAGACGAAGAAGAGAAGGATCTGCAGATTCCCCTGATTTGAGAAGCCTACGAGGATGAACTCAGTGGTCATGCTCTGGTTCTGTCTCTTCATTGGTCAGTGGGAATCTGATCCAGACGTCCTGAAATTGCGAGCAAAGAATTCAACAAAAGAGAAATGCCCCCAAAAAGACGATGCGTTTCTGCACAAAGCTGAAAACACTAGTTTGGAAAAACGAGTAACAAACCCTAATCACACTGATCATGGGGTCGGGGAAAGCAGGAGGTGTGAGGAGAAGTGACCTAAGATGTCCCACTTCAAGGACATCTGACGGTTCACACACAGCGTGTTAAATCAAGAGGTGATGATTGAGAGCTCATCTCACCTAATCCTGTCATTTTATGGAAGAAGAAATCGAGACTCGAAAAGATTAAGCCATTTACTTAACCCACATGAGAGCAATAGCCTTCGAAAAAATCACTTACCTGAAGAATCATCTTATGAGAATCTGattcagaaaaaaaccaaaaaccaatgaAAACAGTTCTGTCCAGTCCCTCAGATGTTTAGCTCAAATACTGTTTGCTTACGTGcgatatttcttatttatttagaagtgtgGAGATTTATTGATGATAAATAATCAACTGCGAAACCTTTGGGATGGGCTTAGAATGATCCCACATACTGGTGTTTTCCTTGTCATGAGTGCATGGGAATTTGGGATTAATAGCCTGAGTATACAGCTCATACTCTGCACAGAGGGTGATGAAGCCTCCATTCCTCCAGCACTGCCTTGGTCTCTATTGCTTCCAGAATGTTCTAAGAACAACTCTCACCATCATTTGGGGGTAGACCTGTCGTTCGATCTAAGAGCACATAGTACTGAAACGTGAGACAACCAGACAGACAATCTTTATGTCAGAGAAAGCTCAGGGAGCACCTGgcaggggggctcagtcagttgagcgtctgcctcttgatttcggctcagattgtgatcccagggtcgtgggatcgagccctgagttgggctctgtgttgagcgtggagcctccttaagattttctctctctctcccactgcccctctcctccacttgcgcactctctctaaaaatataaaataaattaaaaaaaaaaaaagctcggGAACCTCCTTGGTCAATTTGCACACAATTCTGTGAATGTTTTGTGGAAATCTGGGAAGTATGTCCTGTCACTACAGTCAAGGTCCAGTTGTAAGAAGCCCACAGCCACAGTGCAGGCTGCTCTCTCCCTAGGCGCCTTAATTGTCGAGAACCTCCGGATTCATAGATGAGCCAGATATTCCTCCTTGACTCAGCCACCTGTGGGTCTGGATGTGTCCTCTGCAGACACTTGCAAGGGGCTTAATCAGTTTTCATCAAGGATAGCCCTTTAGTTACTTCAGCAGAGCCATCATAATCTTCTTCCGGGTCTTATTATTCTCTTGACTAACACTCCTAGTTCTCTCAATTATTTCTCCTGACGTTGTTTCTGGAATTCTCTGTCTGGATCGTCATCTCAGGTGCTTTGGTCCTGAGCATTAGATCACACTTCTGGCCTCAACTGTAAGACAAGCTGGCTGGTCCACGGCCATCACACATCACTAACTTCTGTCCCTCCATCTCTACAAATAACATCACATTTCCTTTCCCACCGTCCTTTATCCCCCGCAGTTAATATTTAGCCCGGCCGCTCATCCCCTGCTTCATATTTATCTCCTGAAAGGCTTCTCTGAGTGGCTATGAAGGCTTTGATTACCGTGCACGTCTACTTCTCTGTCAGTTGTTCTGGGGCCATTGGTTGGAACAGAAGCAAAGAGACACAGGAGCTAGGCCGTGAGGCTGAGACCATGGCTCTGACACCGACCGGCTTTGTGACTCCGCGGAAATCCCGTCTTCGTGCCTCGGGCTTCCATCTGAAATGGCAGTGATAAGGGCAGAAACGTTACGTGAGCACCAAATGGTCACAATCAATTCCCTGACTCATAGTGAATATTGAGGAAGTGTCCGCTCTGTCTAATCCACCTGCCTTACGTGACAAGTCAGGAAGCTGAAGCCCGTAGAGGCACCATGTAAAGATCTAGGTGGCTTCGCAGCAGAAATGAGACTGTGTGTCACACATCGTGAGCTCCCCCATCCAGGGCTCTGTCCTGTCATTAACCTTGGTCCTGTGTTTGCCATCTCCTCTGTGCTGTGTGCCTACGTACCGGTGGCTGAGGAGACAGATCAGCGTGTTCCTGACTCTGTGCGGCCCCGTAAGGcagcctggcccccaccccctcccacctcttGTTCTCCCACCTTTACGGTGCCACCGATGCTTTCCATCAGCTCAAGTGTAGATCTGTCCTGTCATCCAGGATGTTTCCTCCTACATCTTGGTTTCAGTCTGTTTTGGAAAGCTTGCTGGTTTACATTCGTaatgcttccctccctctgctctctccatgTTCAGGTGGCAGGTTTTGTCTTCGTCCCTGTATCTCCCCCCTGGATCCCGATGCTCTGACCCGCTTCACCTGTGCATGGCGTCCACCAGCTATGCTGCCTCTGAGTCTTTCTTTGGCGCCCAGGACGTTTGTAGCGTGACTGATGGACGATGCCGCTCAGAGGAAAGGCTGGTGCTGCAGCCCCAATGCAAGAGAAACACTTACATTTAGAGGCAGGGTTCCTGCCCAATCCCGGGTTCCCTTCTAGACCCTGGCAAAGTATAAACGGAGAGACGAATAGGTAAACTGTAAACACATCCTGCAGAATTTTTCCCCCCAGAACTGATTGTGGGAAGTCCGGGGCTataagcctttaaaaaggaaagacagcTTTGTGAGCCAGATGGGCAGGAGCCAAGCGGACAGCCTTGACTTCACCAGCTCTGTGTGCCTGATGGCAGACACCCCAGTGAAATCCCTGGGTCTTAGAAAGGTAGAGCAGGTACTCTAGGGGGTGAGGCCTCAGGGGGAGGTGGTTTGGGGAACGTGGGCATTAAAaccttgagaaaaaaatcaaatacattctGTGTTTGACTTGATCTGTGTAAAGGATGGAGAGCTCTGaatcttatgatttttttccccccataggTCATTCATTTTGGCTCAAGGTTCCACTTGCTGAATGAAGTAATGAACTGTAACTCTCTTTAATCACTGGCCTTGTAGAGTCTAGATAGAGATGAACTGCTTTAAGGGGTTACATAAATGCCATCCTTGACAAATCTCATACGGTTTCTTCCTCCTTCAAGGATGCTAGTCGAACAAACCAGATAATTGTTCCTGTATCTCTGCTGCTTCAGTGCATCTCAGCTACGCCTGCAACCCAAAGGGGCGGAAATTCTAACCTTTACGACACTTCTCTGCTGGATCAATCTTTTCAAATACATGAGTGAATGCAGACCTCCTTTTACGCATCCATCAGTTCGTTGCTTTAATCCTTACGCATTGAGTACTGATGTCGTTCCAGGCACTCTGGTGATTGTTTCCATTGTTCCGGTGGGGAAGGCTTCACAAAGTAGGGAATGGCGGAGTCCACGATGGTGGTGGTTTACAGGCCACCTATCGCGGGATTGTACCCAGGATCCTCTGAATAAGGACTCTTTGGGGTAGGTGCTGGGACTCTTGAAATTGGCTCCAGGGATCTCTATCACTCTTAGCAAGTTTAGAGCTACAGCTCTGTGTCTGAAAAGAGGTTGGTGTTTAGAAGGGCAGATGTAGAAGTGAGGCAAAGAGGGCTAAGCCTGAGGTGCTCTCAGGACACTGCACTGGATCCTTACTCATGCTTGGGGTCTCCAACTCCTCACGTTCCTCTTCCGCGTCTCTCCCTGACAACACATCTCTTTCTGAAGGACTCAGGATTTTTGTGCTATTTAAGGAGGGAAGAAATCATGGATTTCTCTCTcgtgttttagtttttaattctgagaaaTATGAGGTTCTCATTGCTAGATGTGTGCTATGGGTTAATAcaaatgagaggggtgcctgggtggctcagtcgattgagcgtctgacttcagctcaggtcatgattttgtggttcatgggttcgagccccacaacgggctcactgctgtcaacacagagacggctccagattctctgtccccctctccctgcttgcactctctctcaaaattaaataaacgtgaaaaaagaaagaaagaaatcggGCTAATACAAATAAGAGTCTTGTTGGTGTTAATCTGAATTTTGAGGAGGAGAACACACATACTTAAAAGGAagaattgttggggcgcctgggtggctcagtcggctgagcggccggcttcggctcaggtcatgatctcacagtctgtgagttcgagccccacgtcgggctctgtgctgaccgctcagagcctggagcctgtttcagattctgtgtctccctctctctgcccctcccccgttcatgctctgtctctctctgtctcaaaaataaataaacgttaaaaaaaaacttttttaaaaataaaaaaaaaaggaagaattgttttggggggcctgggtggctcagtcggttgagcgtccaactttggctcaggtcatgatctcacagttcatgagttcaagccccgtgtcaagctctgtgcggacagctcgaagcctgaagcctgctgcggattctgcgtctccctctctctctctgcccctccccagcttgcactctgtctctccctctctcaaaaataagtaaacagtaaacaaaaatttaaaaaaaggtaagaattGTTTAAATTCATAggtcattttagagagagaggggtgaaGGACTGTACCAGCAAGGCTTTCTTTCCACTCATTTCCATACTGCAGCTCCGATATTATGAGCAGCTTTCTGCGCATCTACTAGGCAAGCATcggtatccattcatcagtgcaTTTAGCTCAATAATGAGCTCATCGGTTGAGACCATATTATGTGCATTTACCGAAGGAACCCAAGGAGAGCACGGCGGTCCTGCTGAGCTGACGAGTGTAAATTGAAGCAAAGTAAGAAAAGCTTGAGGAGGTCAAGCATCTGTCCTCTGAAAGGAGGATACCAGAGAGATGGGCCAGTTTAGGGCAAGTGTAGTCACCCCCTGTCACCCTACAGGGTTATTGCAGTAGGGCTGACTCTCTTCCCCATGCTGCACttttcatccttgtgacttacttatttcataactggaagcttgaATCTCTTAATCcgtttcacttatttcacccctccctcatcccctcccctctggcagcctccagtttgttctctgtatgtatgagTCTGTTTccgtttctttttgtttgtttgtttgttttgtattgtttttggaTTCCAGatactaaataattaaaaaatttaaaatatcatacaTGATGAACACAATTTAGAAACAGAGGACCCAGATACCAAGAAAAGCTACTGAGCAACACTGACCATGTGATATTGGCATAAGACTGAACACTTGAATCAATGGAACAGACGCAAACCATAGAAATGGCACCATGCACATACGCCCAACTGATTTTCGGCAAAGATGCTAAGGTTTTTCAAtgaagaaaagatagtcttttcaatgcACTGTGATGGAAATATTGGATGtacatatgaaaaaatacaaaccTTGACCTTTACCAAAAGTCATACACAATGTAACCTACAAATATCAAAGCTAtgcaaatttggggggaaaaaaactcagAAATTCTGCAACTTTGAGTAGACAAATAATTAGATCGACAGAAGATAGAAAACATGAATcacgaaaggaaaaaaaagtgatgaatTGAACTACACCTACATCAAAAATGTTGCTATTCCAAAATTAGATAATGTTGATGGTTGCAAAACTCTGATTGTATGGTCAACTACTGAGCTGTGTACTATAAAGCTGTAAATAAAATGGCTTGCAaattatagttcttttttatattatttaaaaactttttattgttttttaatttattttttgagagagagacagagaggaaactggggggtgggggcagagatggagagggagacacaaaatccaaagcaggctccagcctctgagctagtagtacagagcctgacgcagggctcgaactcacgaactgtgagatcatgacctgagctgaagtcagaggcttaaccgattgagccacccaggcgcctctacaaATTACATTTCATTAAGACTAGTATAGCAAAGGcataatcaatgaaattaaaaggtAGACCACATAGtaggagaacatatttgcaaaatttatatttaataatagacTCTTATCCAGAATACAAACGTATctcttacagaagaaaaaatagaaaggcaGACCAATTAATGAAAATTCAGTCAAAGCTTTGAGCACGTACTTggttcaaaagaaattaaaaatagccaGAAGCACATGAAAAACTGCCCAGCACACTTAATCTTCAAGTACATGCATAATCAAGGTACCGTGAAATGTCACTACCCTTGTGGGCTGTTGAAAAGATGAACAGTAGAAGAAGCAGACAGGATGTGAGGGTGCTGGAGCCCTCCTGCGTTGCTGGTAGAAATTAGTCACCGTATAGcctttctggaaaacagtttgacactTTATAAATGGTTAGATTTACCTCTACCAGCTGGCACAGCCATCCCCCTCGTAGATACTCaccaaagataaatgaacatatATGTCTGCATAATGAATTGGAGACTCATTTCATAAGAGTTTTACTCTGATtagcctcaaactggaaataaGCCAAATGTCCTCCAACAgttcaacaaatgaataaattgtggtgtATTTGTAAATGGAATGCAGTTAAGCAATAAACAGAAAACGGATAAATGCAACAAAATAAGTGAGTCTCAAAAACCTTACGCTCAGTGAAAGAtagaagacacaaaaatgaacatactatttgatttcatttttatgaaattatggaaaagatCAAACCATATCAATAAAAACAAGTTTAGTGTTTTTCTACAGGCGTGGGTTGAGTGGAATTGACCATAAACAGATGGGAAGGAACATTTGGGGGTtgtagaaatgttttatatcttgatgGGGTGGTTATTGCTTGGATATATGCATCTTTCAAAACTCAccaaactgtacatttaaatTGGAAACATTTTATGGCATATAAAGGAATCTCTGTAAGGGTAGTTTtcaatggcagaaaatattttaataaaaattaaaaaaactagttGGAACCCTTTTAATTCAAAGTTGAAATGTAATTTGTGAACCACGTAGTCTTACAAATccataaagaccaaaagcaaaagaaaaataagaaagtgttATAAGTAGAAAAATTCCAAAAGTTGAAGGAATACCTGATaaatttttgtgaaatgttttactCCTACTAAGATGTAATCAAAGGAATGTCAAAAGaggcaaataacatttttatctttcatcttGACTAGAACTGAAAGgttagaaaaagcattttatatacatatatatatatatgtatatacatatatgtatatgtatatatgcatatgtatatgggtacatgcatatgtatatgtatatacatatatatgtgtatatatatatgtatgtcatgGAGAAATTGACTTGTCCACAGATAATTAGTGAAAGTGTACATTTATAACAATATTATAAAGCTCCCGCATCTACTGCAAAGATTGATGTCAGATCATACATAGCTGTTTTCTGAGAGCAAATCCACCTGAGGTATTTAAAGTAATGAAAGATTTGATAGACGACTTAGAGATATATATCTGTTGAAGGCCAAGGGAAGGAATGTCAGGAGGGTTGTTCCTGACTTTCAGCATTTAAAAGGATTATAGGGAGGCCCCACCTATGGTTTTGGCTGATGCAGCCCTAGAGAGTGATTCTCAGGAAATCCAAATGCCAAGGGCAAAAGCCCGTACCTACCATCTGCTGGCATAACGTGTTCCCAGAAAACActgcctttccttcttttccattatCTATACAGCTCTAAATATGTCTCAAATTCTCCTGGCAAGTGAAGGGATTCAGGGCAgtctcccccttcccttcactCCCCCAGAATGTACCACTTTGGCATGTGAGTTATTTTGAGCTGGAGGCACTTGAGACCTTGTGGGCTCAATAGAAACTTTTGTCCTGCCTTAACCacacagaagaatctaaattggtgGTGATTTCCCCAAATAAAGGTTATTAACAGATAAATTTGATCTGAGTGACCCATCTACCTGGTAGGGCAAACATGTAATTACCAAACGTctgctctttttatttccttctgaagtgcattcctttttttctgaaatcccAGACCACTACCCCTTCTCCTTAGTTGGGAATGACATTATagacctcattttgcctgtctttggaatttccatgtctttgGGGATTCTCCATATGTACAcctattaattttaattgattttctcctgttcatctaTCTCATGTCAATTCTTTAGTCCAGTTAGAAGGACCTTTGAGGGTATAGGAATTCTTGCTCCTTGACACAAAGAATCTGGACAGACTCCAGGAATTTGAGGATTTCTGTCCTTCTAGAAGAGTACAGTAAAGAGAGCCTTAGAATTATAAGTATGATATGaagtataaacaaaatataaccaGCCCCATTTTTCCTTTTGGATATTCAACATCCATACATAaccttcttttcttgtttccattTCCAAACAGTAGTAACTAATATGATGCAAATATACCTCATACAGTATGTCCACATTCATCTTCAAAAAAAGGAGACACGGTGCCACAGGTTAAGTATTCCCTGATGGCcttgttttaaatattgaattatgATGTTTATCACCAGCAGCACACCTTATATATACTAGTCTATTAAGAAAAGGGGGAGTATGGTtaacatatacagatatatacatcATTAGgcaagcaagaaaataaaacacagctaCTGCAACCCTCATTTCTGGAATTTATCACAAGACTGTCAtagttatttatgatttttttctttcacctatTGAACAGTCTTTTGAACTTAGCCAACACCTCAACATTTCCAAACAATCTAGCCATTGTGACTTTGCCTAATTTAGGTTGTTTCAATCAAAATTTGTATATGAAGTAATAAAAGATGCCCTATCTTCTCTCCTAGATTCCAGACACACTCTTCCCTGCCCTAGTAGTGTTCCTTAAAAAACAGTAGCCATAAAGGAAGACAGCgagtgaggaagaaaggaagaaagaaacaaaccacaaaacaatCAGaagacaatgaacaaaatggcaagagTAAGTCCTTCACTAGTCACTTTAAATGTCAATGGAGTAAGTTCTCCAAATAAGAGAcagaatgactgaataaataaaaacacaagatccAACAATGTCTTGCCTGCAAATGACTTGCTTTAGCTTTTTAGGACACGTATAGGCTAAAAGTGAgggatggaaaaaagatattccatgaa harbors:
- the LOC106987136 gene encoding olfactory receptor 10T2-like is translated as MKRQNQSMTTEFILVGFSNQGNLQILLFFVFLLVYLTTLIANATIMIVIHLDRTLHTPMYFFLFVLSCSETCYTLVIVPKMLTNLLSTSQTISFSGCAAQLYFFVGFACTNCFLIAVMGYDRYVAICNPLNYALVVGRATCIQLVLASGFCGFLISAVVNALVFSVPFCASHRINHFFCDISPVIKLGCTDTNRKEMVIFFLSILVLLVPSVLIFISYVLIVSTILKMASAEGRKKTFATCASHLTVVVVHYGCASFIYLRPTSLYSSDKDRLVAVTYTVITPLLNPLVYALRNKEVKMSLSKVLSRYSFPKTV